The genomic stretch CGACGATCGAGATGAACTCGGCCTTGAGCTGGCTCTGGCGCTCGAGCTCGGCGTTCTTGCGCAGGAGCTGGGCCTCGGACTCGGCCAGCGCGCGCGTGCGCTGCCGGACGATCTGATCGAGGTTGCCGGTCAGGGCCTCGAGCTCGGCGCGCTTCTCCTCGAGCTCGCGGGTGCGCCGCTCGATCTGCTGCTCCATCCGCGCCGCGACCTCGAACAGCTCGGCCTGGGACGGCTCGAGCGCGCGCCGCTCGGTGCGGGCGATCAGGACCTCGACCGTGCGGCGGGCGGCGCGCAGCTCGGCCTCGAGCATCGCCACGTCGGGCTCGGCCAGCTCGGCCGGCTCGGCCGGCGGCGACGCCGGCGGATCGCCGGTGCTGGCGCGACGGCGGCCCGGGCGCTTCACGGCGCCGCCTCGGCGCCGATCGCCAGCGCCACCAGCGTGTGGTTGACCAGGAGCGGCCCGAACTGCTCGCCGAAGCTGTCGAAGCCGAACACCGGCGCGTCGGCGTAGACCCGATCGAGCGCGTCGCGGGTGCGCTTGCGCTCGGCCTCGAGGTTGCGCGCGGTGCAGGAGAACGCGAGCACCAGCTCGAGCGGCCCGACCTGGGCGTGCGCATCGGCGAGCGCGGCCGCGGTGCGGGCCACGAGATCGCTCGGCCGCATGATCCGGAGCACCGCGCCGAGATCGACCGCGGCGGCCATGACCAGCTCGTCGCCGTCGATGTCGCGGATCGAGCGGACGTAGGGCCGACCGTCGACGTACATCGCGAACGGGAACTCGGCGGCCAGCGCGGCCGTGAGCGGGCCGTCGGCGCCCTGCCCGCGCACGAGCTGGAGGTAGCGCGGGGCCGCGGGGAACCCGTCGAGCTCGGACACCCGCCGCCGGCTGGGGTCGGCGCCGGTGACCACGACCCGCTCCTGGGTCGGCACCATGTGCTCGCACAGGAGCGCCGCGAACGGGCGATCGGTCTCGAGCATGATCACCACGCCCGCGTCCTGCAGGCTGAGCCCGTCGGCGAACACCGCCGCGTGCGGCGCGCCGGCGCGATCGTCGGACGACACGCCCCCGACCATGCCGATGCGCGGCGCCGCCGCGCCGCTGCCCAGGCAGAAGCCCTCGGCCGCGGTCGAGTGGCCGTCGACCAGCGCGATCGCGACGTGGCGCTGGCTGGTCAGCTGGTCGACCGTCATGCCGAGGTCGGCCGCGGCCGCCACCACCGCCGCGCGCCCGGCGCCGAGCGGGCCGCCGGCCAGCCGCGCGGCGACGCCGACGCCGATCCGGAACGCCGGCGGGCCGAACACCAGCCCGATCGCGGTGCCCGCGACCGAGGCGCCCGCGACCTCGCGCACCGACGTGCAGCCGACCACCCGGGCCGGGGCCAGGGCCCGCGCCAGCGCCGCCGCGACCGCCACCGGATCGAGGCGGCTGGTCACGAACACCAGCACCACCTCGCCGGCGACCGGCGCCAGCCGGGCGCGCAGCTCGGCGGCGACCTGCGCCGCCGACTCGGCCGGCACGACGGCGCGGCGGATCGTAGGCGCGACGCTGGCCACGAGGTCATCACACCACAGCCGGTCGGCGCTGTCTCGCGGCGATTCGTCCGGGGTGCGCGGCCGAAAAGTTGCCCGCGGACGCTTCCCGTCGCTTCCATAAGGGCATGGAGAAGCTCTGCAGCGTCTGCGGACAGTCGTTCCGCCCCGCCTTCGTGTACCAGGTCGCCGTCACCGGGGACGGTCAGCGCGGCTACTACTGCTCGCTCGACTGTCGCAAGGGCGGCCTCGGCGACGAGGCCTTCCGGGCCCAGCGCGCGCGTCGGGTCGCGGTGCTCAACCAGAAGGGTGGCACCGGCAAGACCACGACCTCGGTCAACCTCGCCGCGGGCATCGCCGAGCGCGGCCACCGCGTGCTCCTGGTCGACACCGACGCCCAGGGCAACGTCGGCGTGTCGCTGGGCGTGGCCGGCGAGAAGTCGCTGTACCACGTGCTGGTCGAGGGCATGGATCCGACCGAGGTCGCGGTGCCGGTCCGCCAGCACCTCGACGTGATCACCAGCGACGCGACCCTGGCCGCGGCCGAGATCTGGCTGGCGCGCCAGGAGCCGGCGCAGCGGTCGCGGATCATGACCAAGCGCCTCAACCTGATGCAGGTGTCGCGCCGCTACGACTACGTGTTCATCGACTGCGGCCCGTCGCTCAACCTGCTCAACCAGAACGCCCTGTCGTACGCCGACGAGGTCGTCATCCCGGTGACCTGCGACTACCTGGCGCTGGTCGGCGTCAAGCAGGTGCTGCGCACGATCAAGGACGTCGAGCGCCACCTCGGCCACGCCGTCCGGGTGTCGGCGGTGCTGCCGACGTTCTACGACGGCCGCACCCGCCTCGCGCGCGAGGTCTACGAGACGCTGCAGGGCCACTTCAAGCAGAAGTGCCTCGAGCCGATCCGCATGAACACCAAGCTCGCCGAGGCGCCCAGCCACCGCAAGAGCATCTTCGAGTACGCGCCGCAGTCGCACGGCGCGGCCGACTACAACCGCGTCGTCGACTGGCTCCTGGCCTCGTCGGCGACGCAGCACCAGACGACCGGCGACGCCACGGTCGCCGCGTGAGGTCGCCCATGAAGGAAGACAAGCTGCTCGCGCACGATCCGCTGGCCGACGCCGAGCTGATCCTGCGCGAAGACTTCTACGGACGCGCCGCCCCGGCGGACGCGCCGCCGCGCCGCCGGCGCGCCGAGGCGACCAAGCGGCCGACCCACTACAAGGTCATCTGCATCTCGATGTACACGCGCGACATCGAGGAGCTCGACGCCAAGGTCGCCGAGCTCAAGCGCCGCGGCTGGACCAAGGCCAACAAGAGCCAGCTCATCCGGCTGGCGCTGGCGCAGCTCGATCTCGATCAGCTGCCGGTCCCGCGCCAGTAGCGGGCCGCGGGCACCGCCGCGCGGGCACCGCCGCGGGGCACCGCGGCCGCGGCCATCGCCGTCACGGCGCGGGCCCAGCGCGGGCCCAGCGGCGCGGGCCCAGCGGCGCGGGCCCAGCGCGGGCCCAGCGCGGTCACAGCGGCGCGGTCACAGCGGCGCGGTCACAGCGGCGCGGTCACAGCGGCGCGGTCACAGCGGCGCGGTCACAGCGGCGCGGTCAGCACGAGCTGCGCCGCGTGATCGCGGATCATCTTCACGACCAGATCGTTGACGGTGTCGCCGCGCTCGATCCCCTCGAGGTAGTGGCCGGCCAGGTCGAGGTACTCGCGGTAGCGGCCCGCGAACGCCGCCGCGTCGAGCTTCTGGATCAGGTGGCCCTGGTGCTTCACGAACGCGCCGACCGCGACGTCGCCGACGGCGGCGTGGAAGCGGTCGAGGTAGTCGGCGTAGTCGCGATCCGGGTCGATCATGGCGGGGCGGAGCTTACTCGATCGGACCGGCGCCGCGGGCGGGGGCCGGTCGCTGTCAGAACGTGCGGGCGAGCCCGACGGTGACGACGTGGTTCTTGTCGACCCGTTCGGCCGCGTTCGAGCCGGTGCCGCGGTTCGAGGGCCCGGTCCAGGCGGTCTTGGCGTAGCCGAACCGGTAGGCCGCCTCGAGGTTCCACGCCGGCTTCCACGCGTAGGCGCCGGTCAGCCCCGCCATCAGGCCCATGGCGCCGTCGAGGGCGCCGTCCTCGTTGCCCTGGGTCTGGCTGCGGGTGCCCGGGTACACCAGGTCGAGGGCGGCGGCGACGCCGATCGTCGGGGTCAGCCGGGGCATGGTCACGCTGGCGCCGATCGCCGGGCCGCGGAACGTCTCCGACGGGATGTTGGCGGCGTTCATCAGGTTCGACATCGACAGGATGCCGACGTGGTACCCGACCCGGCCCCAGACGACGGTGCCCCGGCGATCGCGCAGGTCGTAGCCGCCGATGACCCGCAGGTCGACGTCGTGGGTCTTGAAGCCGATGTCCTCGCTGCCGTAGCGGATGCCGGGCGTCGCGACGCACCCGAGGTACTCGACGCCGCCGCCGAGGAAGTAGTCGCGCTTGTACGCGTACGCGACCTCGACGCCGAGGTTGACGCTGATCGCCGTCGAGCCGAGCTGGTACCGCGCCAGCGGATTGGCGGCGGGGCCGTCCGACGTGAAGGTGCCGCCGAGGCTGGCGAAGCCCAGCCGCGCCTTGGTGAAGATCTGGCGCGCCACCCGCGGCGGCCGCGCGTCGGCGTCGGCGACGTCGTCGGCCCGCACGAACCCGGCGTCGTCGTCGAACTCGACCCGGACCCAGTCGGCGTCGCGCTCGAGCACGATCAGCCGGGCGCCGCGCCGCAGCGTCCGGCTCGACTTGGCCTTGCGCGACGCGCGCGGGTAGAGCTTGGTCCGGGGCGCCGTCACCACCACCATCGCGACCGCGTCGACGTCGTCGTCGCCCCGATCGCGCTCGTCGCAGTCGTCGCAGTCCTCGTCGTCGCCGCCGCCCTTGTCATCGTCGCGCCCGCGCGCCGTGCCGCCGCCGCGATCGCCCTGGTCATCGCCGGCGTCGCCGTCGTCGGGATCGGTCGCGTCGGCCCCGACCCGATCCTCGGGCGCGCCGTCGCCCCAGCCGCGCCGGGTCGAGCGGCCATCGACGAACGGGCGCCGCCGGGTGTTGCGGGGCACGTCGTCGTCATCGAGCGAGGTGACGTTGGACCGGGTGATCCAGCCGGTCCGGCCGTTGACCCGGACCTTGAGCCAGCGGCCCTCGGTCTTGAGGACCTTGAGCGTCGTGCCCTCCGCCACCTTGGTCACGACCCCCGACTGTTCCCCGGTGTTGCGGTAGACCTTGACCCGGTCGGTCGTGCGGACGCGCTCGGCGTGGGCCACCGAGCCCCCCAGCAGGGCGGCAGCGGCGACCAGGACGACGGCGGCGCCCCGGGACAGGCGGGCGAGATCGACACGCGGCATGCCGCTATTCTCCTACAACCTTCGTGCCGAGGCAGGTGGCAACCTCGATCGAAGGCGTAACTGACCAGAATCACGAAAGCGCGCCGCGAGATCCGCGCCCCGCCTGGGGGGCGGTCCCCCAGGGCTGGCGGCGCCAGCGAAGTCCGGGGAGGGGAGGATCGACGGGCGACGTCCGTACTAGGAACGCGATATCATCGGCGCAGGAGCCCGCCCGCATGTCCCAGAGCAAAGTGAATCAGAAGAGCTACGCCGTCGGCAGGTTCGGGCTACAGCTCGAAGAGGACGGCGGTTCGCCCATCGATGTGTCGTCGTACCTGAAGAACGTGGAAGGCGGCCTGCCCAAGATCGAGTCCACCAAGGAGCAGGTGGGCTCATTCAACCAGCCCCGCAACCACCTGGCGACCCGCACCGTCGAGCCGATCACGTTCGAGGTCGGCCTGTGCCAGGCCAACCCGCTGCTGAAGTTCGTCCAGAACGTCATCAACAACCGGGTGCACAAGCGCCTCAGCGGCCACATCTTCCACGCCGACGCCAACTCGAAGTCGCGCTTCGAGCAGGAGTTCGCGCGGGCGCTCGTCACCGAGATCGCGTTCCCGGCCCTCGACGCGGCGGGCAAGGACCTGGCGCTCCTCAAGGTCAAGGTCCAGCCGGAGACGGCCTCGTTCAACGTCGGCTCGGGCCAGGCCATCCCGATGGGCGTCGAGCGCGCGCAGAAGGTCTGGCAGAACAACTCGTTCCGGCTCGAGCTCGAGTCCAACGGGACCAAGTTCGACTGCACGCACGCCACCAAGATCGAGGCGCTCACGGTCACGATCGGGGCCAAGGCGGTCCAGCGCGGGCGCTTCCTGCTGCCGGAGTACATGCCGACGCAGGTCAAGATGCCGAAGCTGTCGATCCACGTGCCGCTGCACCACGCGGGCAGCCTGATCGACTGGTTCCGCAACGTCGCGAACTCCGAGGCGAGCAAGACCGACGGCGCCGGCGGCTACGAGGCCACCGGCTCGCTGACCTACCTCGACACGACCACGAGCAAGGATCTCTACCACATCACCTTCGAGGGCCTCGCGCCCGAGCAGATGACGATCGTGAAGTCCGAGGGCGGCAGCGCCACGCTCAAGACCTGCAAGTTCGACTTCTACCTGACCAACATGCTGCTGAACGTGTGAGCCGCTGGAGGTGCGGCGACGATCGTCGCCGCGCCAGCACCAGCCGTTGGGGGAGCCGATGGGGGGACAGGTGGTGGCACGCCGCGGGCGGCGCCCGCGCTGGGCCCGGTCGGGCGCCCGAGGGCGAGCCCACCGTCGTCGGCTCGACCGCCGTGCACGGCGGGTCAGCGACGCCACATGCCGCCGAGCGCGAGCCCGGCGGCGCAGGCCGCGACGCCGCAGACCACGGTGACGGTGACGTAGGCGGTGACGGCGAACCACGCGCGGCGATCGATCAGCTCGACGGTCTCGAGCGCCAGGCTCGAGAACGTCGTGAACCCGCCCAGGAAGCCGGTGGCGAGGACGACGCGCTCGCGCCCGCCGTCGGGCCGTGACGCGCACACCGCGACGACGAGCCCGATCAGCGCGGCGCCGACGAGGTTGACGACCAAGGTCCCCCACGGCCACCGGCCCGACACCGGGGCCAGCGCCGACGCCACCGCGTAGCGACCGAGCGAGCCGAGCCCGCCGGCCACCGCCACGCCGACCGCGAGCCCGGGGCTGATCATGACGCCGCGACCCACAGATCGTAGAGCACGTGGGCGTAGACCGCGTGGGCCAGCGACCGCCACCAGAACACCGCGGTGAAGCCGAGCCCCGCGACCGCGCGGAACACGAACGCCCGCGCCGCCCACGGCTCACCGCCGAGGTGATGGGCGGCCGCGAACACGAGCGCCGAGATCACCGCGGCGGCCGCGAGCGCGACCTGGGGGCGCAGGCCGGCCCGGCGCGCGAGCGCGGCGCAGCCCGCCACGCCGATCAACCGGAACACCAGCTCCTCGTGGACGCCGGCGCCGATCGCGCCGATCACGGTGTCGGCGCCGAGCCCAGGCAGGTGGGCGACGACGAACCACACCACCGTCGCCAGGGTGCAGGCGTAGATCGCCGCCTCGACCACCACCGGCGCGATCACCGCCACGCGCACGACGTCGGCGCGCCGGTGCCGGCGCAGCCACCAGAGGTAGCCGAGCGCGAGCGCCGCGTAGGCGAGCAGGTAGCGGCCGC from Myxococcales bacterium encodes the following:
- a CDS encoding SH3 domain-containing protein codes for the protein MPRVDLARLSRGAAVVLVAAAALLGGSVAHAERVRTTDRVKVYRNTGEQSGVVTKVAEGTTLKVLKTEGRWLKVRVNGRTGWITRSNVTSLDDDDVPRNTRRRPFVDGRSTRRGWGDGAPEDRVGADATDPDDGDAGDDQGDRGGGTARGRDDDKGGGDDEDCDDCDERDRGDDDVDAVAMVVVTAPRTKLYPRASRKAKSSRTLRRGARLIVLERDADWVRVEFDDDAGFVRADDVADADARPPRVARQIFTKARLGFASLGGTFTSDGPAANPLARYQLGSTAISVNLGVEVAYAYKRDYFLGGGVEYLGCVATPGIRYGSEDIGFKTHDVDLRVIGGYDLRDRRGTVVWGRVGYHVGILSMSNLMNAANIPSETFRGPAIGASVTMPRLTPTIGVAAALDLVYPGTRSQTQGNEDGALDGAMGLMAGLTGAYAWKPAWNLEAAYRFGYAKTAWTGPSNRGTGSNAAERVDKNHVVTVGLARTF
- a CDS encoding CPBP family intramembrane metalloprotease; its protein translation is MTRRRARVGWAGHGELSTSLALVFPLVLAYGIGVAMTLRVNAVDGASRGLWWACGHDRGRYLLAYAALALGYLWWLRRHRRADVVRVAVIAPVVVEAAIYACTLATVVWFVVAHLPGLGADTVIGAIGAGVHEELVFRLIGVAGCAALARRAGLRPQVALAAAAVISALVFAAAHHLGGEPWAARAFVFRAVAGLGFTAVFWWRSLAHAVYAHVLYDLWVAAS
- a CDS encoding ParA family protein, with amino-acid sequence MEKLCSVCGQSFRPAFVYQVAVTGDGQRGYYCSLDCRKGGLGDEAFRAQRARRVAVLNQKGGTGKTTTSVNLAAGIAERGHRVLLVDTDAQGNVGVSLGVAGEKSLYHVLVEGMDPTEVAVPVRQHLDVITSDATLAAAEIWLARQEPAQRSRIMTKRLNLMQVSRRYDYVFIDCGPSLNLLNQNALSYADEVVIPVTCDYLALVGVKQVLRTIKDVERHLGHAVRVSAVLPTFYDGRTRLAREVYETLQGHFKQKCLEPIRMNTKLAEAPSHRKSIFEYAPQSHGAADYNRVVDWLLASSATQHQTTGDATVAA
- a CDS encoding CrcB family protein translates to MISPGLAVGVAVAGGLGSLGRYAVASALAPVSGRWPWGTLVVNLVGAALIGLVVAVCASRPDGGRERVVLATGFLGGFTTFSSLALETVELIDRRAWFAVTAYVTVTVVCGVAACAAGLALGGMWRR
- a CDS encoding FIST C-terminal domain-containing protein; translated protein: MASVAPTIRRAVVPAESAAQVAAELRARLAPVAGEVVLVFVTSRLDPVAVAAALARALAPARVVGCTSVREVAGASVAGTAIGLVFGPPAFRIGVGVAARLAGGPLGAGRAAVVAAAADLGMTVDQLTSQRHVAIALVDGHSTAAEGFCLGSGAAAPRIGMVGGVSSDDRAGAPHAAVFADGLSLQDAGVVIMLETDRPFAALLCEHMVPTQERVVVTGADPSRRRVSELDGFPAAPRYLQLVRGQGADGPLTAALAAEFPFAMYVDGRPYVRSIRDIDGDELVMAAAVDLGAVLRIMRPSDLVARTAAALADAHAQVGPLELVLAFSCTARNLEAERKRTRDALDRVYADAPVFGFDSFGEQFGPLLVNHTLVALAIGAEAAP